The genomic segment aaagttatttgggagtagaatacgaatttgaaattcaaatgtaggaccatgtattttgggcatcaccccttccccaaaacaccccctaagggtaaaaatttggaccatgtcaatatgtggctcaaatgaaaggtatttgagattagaaaacaaatttgaaatttattttggggtcatgtgtttgggggacgcctcatcctgtaaactcccgtcaaaaccaattgcaatatggggtttaaaaaaatggtatttgagagaagagcaagatgcttatattttttcagggccaagtgtctgggggaccacctcactcccgaaaacacctctaaatcagatatcatgagaatatcgggctgaaataaagtatggagtacaccttaaatccaaacttaaattcgtacaccaataaagatcatatgtgaTTCAGATTAAGGCACGTATATTGTTAAGCTTTTAGTCAAATTAacatagtatttcactaaaatatctttaattatCGGAAATTAATTgctcgggtcagctagtatctaaatatagtccgatctaaaccatattaaagtcggatgtcgggaggcttaaagtaactcactgtttaaaatttcagcgaaatcgggtaataagtaaagcttttatgggcttcataccctttatctgcaaaacggtctatatagaagctatatccaaatatggtccgctttggcccgttcaagaacttaacctacgtgcaacaaaaagacgtatctgtgctaaatttcagctcaatatctcaatttttgagggCTATAGTGTGAGTACAACAGGCGAACGGACtgacacacggacatctttaaatcgtcGTTGGTCAAAAACAGTaatttcattgattagtctttgttgaaaaaaatttcttaaaggccttaatttgttttaattttataccctccaccataggatggggggtattctaatttcgtcattctgtttgtaactactcgaaatattcgtctgagatcccataaattatatataaacttgatcgccgcgacattttatgtcgatctagccatgtccgtccgtccgtctgtctgtcgaaagcacgcaaacttccgaaggagcaaagctagccgcttgaaatgttatacaaatattttttattagtgtaggtcggttggtcttgtaaatgggccatatcggtccatgttttgatatagctgccatataaaccgatcttgggtcttgacttcttgagcctctagagggcgcaattcccatccgatttgactgaaaatttgcacatagtgttttagtgtcacttctaacaactgtgttaagtatggttcaaatcggttcataacctggtatagctgccatataaaccgatcttcggtcttgacttcttgagcctctagagagcgcaattcttacccgattggaatcaaattttgcacgacgtgttttgttatggtatccaacaactgtgctaagtatgattcaattcggtgcataacctgatatagctgccatataaaccgatctgggatcttgacttcttgagcctctagaggtcgcaatttttatccgatttgcctgaaattttgtacaatggatcctcttatgaccatcaacatacgtgtttattatggtctgaatcggtctatagcccgatacagctcccatgtaaatcgatctctctattttacttcttgagcccccaaagggagcaattcttattcgaattgactgacattttacacaggtcttcaacatataatttaattgtggtccaaagcggaccatatcttgatatcgctctaatagcagagcaaatcttttcttatatcctgttttgcctaagaagagatgccgggaaaagaactcgacaaatgcgatccatggtggagggtatctaagattcggcccggccgaacttagcacgcttttacttgttttttgtaaagagaatatattgtagatgccttttaagtgaaattgataagtttaccgatcAGCTTGGAataacttcctgattcgatttagctatgtccgtctgtctgtccatgtatgtccttttaaagctgtggaagctacaattttgatccgatctttaaaaatttgAGAAGTCCTATTTTTGACGTCcgaatatgtgtgcaaaatttcaccaaaatcggttcagatttaaaaatagctcccatgtacatCTTTCATACGATGTGGCCTTTAAATCTTCAGTATCcattgaattaaattaaaataaataaaattaaatcaatttaattcaattcaattcaattttaagttaactaaaataaactaaaaaattaaataccagaatagaatagaaaaatagaaaatttttagtaaatttgttaAATTCGTGTAAATTTTGGGTCTACAGCTAAgttagttaaaaattttagttttatcaCAAAACTCTTGTCATTCTCTAAATAAGCACAGCGTTGccatccaaaattttaaattccgaCGAGCTGTCATTTCTATTTTCCCGTTTTGGCAATACATCCGCTAACCATGAATTATGGTTACCATGACTACTCAGTTtcaattttcaaacaatttggTGCAACAAAATTTCGGAACAAAACCACATATCTTTGAagtcaagcaaaatttttttccaaaaatgtccTCCAACTTGGAATACACCTATAAAAAAGAACGTAGACGTTTTGGCCATGCTGTGAAATTTTCCAACAAAGATGAGGTGCTTTTCTCCGAAAACTCAAATCGTGAGAATGCCAAGCCTTATATTCTAAGAAATCCCATAGATCGTGAAACACAATATGCACATTCGATGTCCTTGAGTGTGGCCAACACCGAAAGAGCCACCTATAAGAATACAGGCCTTACACACAATGAAGGTGGTTGGCCCAAGGATATCAATATGCATGATCCCGAGCAGACGGTGCGCTATAAGCGTAAAATTGAGAAGGATGAAAATTACATAACCCAAGTCATGAATCTAACAAAGCCCATGGAGCAGTATATCTTTCAGAATAATGCTGTTAATATCTATGAGAATTATTTTGATGATTTGGAACCAGCTCCCTTGCCGGAGCCCTGTCGTTCACGCACCATTAATGTCTATCGAGACCCTAATCCCGTTAAGGTGCCCGTAACACATCTCAGCTGGTCTCCGGATGGTGGCATAAAGATAGCAGTCAGCCATTGCGACATGAAATTTCAAGGAGATAAAACAGGACAAAAATGCAATTCCTATATTTGGGAGCTGGAAAATCCCAATGAGCCCTATTTGATTTTAGAACCTAAGGTGTCTTGTGTTTGTTTGGAATACAATCAAAAAGAtcccaccagtttggtgagtgGCATGTACAATGGCCAGGTGGCTGCCTGGGATACCAGGCATGGCAAATATCCGGTGATGATAAGTGAAAGGGAGGTATGTCATCGTGATCCCGTCAATTCGGTTTTGTGGAATAATTCAAAAAGTGGCACTGAATTCTTTTCCGGAGGCTCAGACGGTCAGGTTTTGTGGTGGGACACACGCAAGATGACTGAGCCCTTGGACAGACTTCTAATGGATCCGGTCAAAAGTGATGATCAAGATTTGTCACGATCTTATGGGGTATCGGTATTGGAATATGAGACAACTATACCCACACGTTTTATGGCCGGCTCGGAAATGGGCATGTTGTTTGGATGCAATCGTAAGGGAAAGACTCCGATAGAGAAAATACAGTTGAGGGTaagttttaaaaaagtaaaatgaatTCCCAACGTTTAAGGCAAACAGCTGTTCAACCTAGACAGTTGATTTTCCAATCAGCTGTTCATCCTTAAATGGTGTTATTctaaattgtatataacaatCGAGTGAAAGCCGTTATTCAAACACCTTAAGACTGTAAAAATGGTCTATGTATAATGAAAATAATCGCAGGAGCAGTAATAGCCACttataagaaaaagagaatttTAATACACTTTAAATTATGACAACACCTTTAATTCTCTTTCATAGATGATGTGCCATTTGGGCCCAGTTTATGCCATTATGCGCAATCCAgcatttgtcaaaaattttctaactGTTGGCGATTGGTGTGCTCGCATATGGTCTGAGGATTGTCGAGAAAGTTCTATAATATGGACTAAGAGTAGTAATGCCATGTTAACTGATGGTTCTTGGAGCTACACAAAGTAAGTCGTTGATTAAGCTTAGGTAAGATAGGGTAAAGTTGGCAGCGGAAcagttctatagaaaaacttttatCCAGCCAAGTTGAATAAGTTTTTTCATAgggaaactttaattcagcctggctgaataagtttttccataggaaaactttaattcagcctggctgaataagtttttc from the Stomoxys calcitrans chromosome 1, idStoCalc2.1, whole genome shotgun sequence genome contains:
- the LOC106094289 gene encoding dynein intermediate chain 3, ciliary isoform X2; protein product: MVTMTTQFQFSNNLVQQNFGTKPHIFEVKQNFFPKMSSNLEYTYKKERRRFGHAVKFSNKDEVLFSENSNRENAKPYILRNPIDRETQYAHSMSLSVANTERATYKNTGLTHNEGGWPKDINMHDPEQTVRYKRKIEKDENYITQVMNLTKPMEQYIFQNNAVNIYENYFDDLEPAPLPEPCRSRTINVYRDPNPVKVPVTHLSWSPDGGIKIAVSHCDMKFQGDKTGQKCNSYIWELENPNEPYLILEPKVSCVCLEYNQKDPTSLVSGMYNGQVAAWDTRHGKYPVMISEREVCHRDPVNSVLWNNSKSGTEFFSGGSDGQVLWWDTRKMTEPLDRLLMDPVKSDDQDLSRSYGVSVLEYETTIPTRFMAGSEMGMLFGCNRKGKTPIEKIQLRMMCHLGPVYAIMRNPAFVKNFLTVGDWCARIWSEDCRESSIIWTKSSNAMLTDGSWSYTKVSQFFITRMDGVLDTWDLLQQQNEPVLTVQVCDEPLYCVRTNENGKFVSCGSKLGATFLIEVSENMVTSNKNDKPLLTAMFERENRREKILEAKSREIKLKVKTNQGQDQGDLTMLNGKVNVEPFQAICEQAEAEYFAAVEQERLRRMPGNKRRGHGRN
- the LOC106094289 gene encoding dynein intermediate chain 3, ciliary isoform X1, with translation MVTMTTQFQFSNNLVQQNFGTKPHIFEVKQNFFPKMSSNLEYTYKKERRRFGHAVKFSNKDEVLFSENSNRENAKPYILRNPIDRETQYAHSMSLSVANTERATYKNTGLTHNEGGWPKDINMHDPEQTVRYKRKIEKDENYITQVMNLTKPMEQYIFQNNAVNIYENYFDDLEPAPLPEPCRSRTINVYRDPNPVKVPVTHLSWSPDGGIKIAVSHCDMKFQGDKTGQKCNSYIWELENPNEPYLILEPKVSCVCLEYNQKDPTSLVSGMYNGQVAAWDTRHGKYPVMISEREVCHRDPVNSVLWNNSKSGTEFFSGGSDGQVLWWDTRKMTEPLDRLLMDPVKSDDQDLSRSYGVSVLEYETTIPTRFMAGSEMGMLFGCNRKGKTPIEKIQLRMMCHLGPVYAIMRNPAFVKNFLTVGDWCARIWSEDCRESSIIWTKSSNAMLTDGSWSYTKVSQFFITRMDGVLDTWDLLQQQNEPVLTVQVCDEPLYCVRTNENGKFVSCGSKLGATFLIEVSENMVTSNKNDKPLLTAMFERENRREKILEAKSREIKLKVKTNQGQDQGDLTMLNGKVNVEPFQAICEQAEAEYFAAVEQERLRRMPGNKQDMDETEGSEAESTAKA